From Haloarcula sp. CBA1127, a single genomic window includes:
- the ilvN gene encoding acetolactate synthase small subunit: MPGPAPDERMRPKGRRNTQGIRVDPEAEVTHEPRQAVLSALVKHRPGVLSEVSALFSRRQFNIESLTVGPTVDDDTARMTILIEEPEPGIDQAKKQLRKLVPVVSVRELEGEAVRRELALVKVSGEKPDDVNAVADMYDGQAVDASTDSVTVEITGSKQKIDAAIEAFKQFDVQEIVRTGAAALERGPKTLEKDV; this comes from the coding sequence ATGCCAGGCCCCGCGCCGGACGAACGGATGCGCCCGAAGGGCCGACGCAACACGCAGGGAATCCGCGTCGACCCCGAGGCCGAAGTGACCCACGAACCGCGACAGGCGGTGCTGTCCGCGCTGGTCAAACACCGGCCGGGCGTGCTGTCGGAAGTGTCGGCGCTGTTCAGCCGACGGCAGTTCAACATCGAAAGTCTGACCGTCGGGCCGACAGTCGACGACGACACAGCCCGGATGACGATTCTCATCGAGGAGCCGGAACCGGGGATCGATCAGGCGAAAAAGCAACTGCGGAAGCTCGTGCCCGTCGTTTCGGTCAGGGAACTCGAAGGCGAGGCCGTCCGTCGGGAGCTCGCGCTGGTGAAAGTCAGCGGCGAGAAGCCCGACGACGTCAACGCTGTCGCTGATATGTACGACGGCCAGGCCGTCGACGCGTCGACCGACTCGGTCACCGTCGAAATCACGGGTAGCAAGCAGAAGATCGACGCCGCCATCGAGGCGTTCAAGCAGTTCGATGTGCAGGAAATTGTGCGAACTGGTGCCGCCGCACTGGAACGCGGCCCGAAAACACTAGAGAAAGATGTCTGA
- the ilvB gene encoding biosynthetic-type acetolactate synthase large subunit, with amino-acid sequence MSERASVPKEEEEAEPETEQEPVTTGAQSVIRALENAGTDYVFGVQGGAIMPVYDALYDSDINHVTMAHEQGASHAADAYGVVTGDPGVCFATSGPGATNLVTGIADANMDSDPVIALTGQVPTEFVGNDAFQETDTVGITQPITKESYFAADSDTVGDDVSEAFALADAGRQGPTLVDLPKDVTQGETEVEPGSSETPETYEVPEEADDENVQEAAEALAEADRPVILSGGGVIKADASNALREFAKEYEIPVITTMPGIGSFPEDHELSLEWAGMHGTGYANMAISNTDCMLAIGTRFDDRLTGGVDSFAPDAEVIHIDIDPAEISKNVYADYPLIGDAREVLRQLFDAMPRAPDADEWRDQCQTWKDEYPMDYDTPDDEPLKPQYVVEQFSEMTPDDTIVCTGVGQHQMWASQFWEYTEPRTWVSSHGLGTMGYGVPAAIGAKLAAPDQEVVCFDGDGSFLMTVQGLSVAVREQLDITYVVLNNEAVGMVRQWQDGFYEGRRMASEYPWIPQFDKLAEAFGARGFTLESYDNVEETIQEAREYDGPSVIDAHIDPGENVFPMVPSGGDNGQFALNEDHLDMI; translated from the coding sequence ATGAGCGAACGCGCATCCGTCCCCAAGGAAGAGGAAGAAGCGGAGCCAGAAACCGAACAGGAGCCCGTTACGACGGGCGCGCAGTCGGTCATCCGAGCGCTTGAAAACGCCGGGACCGACTACGTCTTCGGCGTTCAGGGCGGCGCGATCATGCCCGTCTACGACGCGCTGTACGACTCCGACATCAACCACGTCACGATGGCCCACGAACAGGGGGCCTCACACGCGGCGGACGCGTACGGCGTCGTCACCGGCGACCCCGGCGTCTGTTTCGCCACGTCCGGCCCCGGCGCGACGAACCTCGTGACCGGCATCGCCGACGCCAACATGGACTCGGACCCGGTCATCGCACTGACCGGGCAGGTCCCGACAGAGTTCGTCGGCAACGACGCGTTTCAGGAGACGGACACGGTGGGCATCACCCAGCCAATCACAAAGGAGAGCTACTTCGCCGCCGACTCAGACACCGTCGGCGACGATGTCAGCGAAGCGTTCGCGCTCGCTGATGCCGGCCGGCAGGGACCAACGCTGGTCGACCTGCCAAAGGACGTGACCCAGGGCGAAACCGAGGTCGAACCTGGCTCCTCTGAGACGCCGGAGACCTATGAGGTGCCGGAGGAGGCCGACGACGAAAACGTCCAGGAGGCCGCAGAAGCTCTAGCCGAAGCCGACCGCCCGGTCATTCTCTCGGGCGGCGGCGTCATCAAGGCAGACGCCTCAAACGCGCTCCGTGAGTTTGCGAAGGAGTACGAGATTCCGGTCATCACGACGATGCCCGGCATCGGAAGCTTCCCCGAGGACCACGAACTCTCGCTCGAGTGGGCCGGGATGCACGGCACCGGCTACGCCAACATGGCGATTAGCAACACCGACTGCATGCTGGCCATCGGGACGCGCTTCGACGACCGCCTGACCGGCGGCGTCGACTCCTTCGCCCCCGATGCGGAGGTCATCCACATCGACATCGACCCCGCCGAAATCAGCAAGAACGTCTACGCTGACTACCCGCTCATCGGGGATGCCCGGGAAGTGCTCCGGCAGCTGTTCGACGCGATGCCGCGCGCGCCGGACGCCGACGAGTGGCGCGACCAGTGCCAGACCTGGAAAGACGAGTACCCGATGGACTACGACACGCCCGACGACGAGCCGCTGAAGCCACAGTACGTCGTCGAGCAGTTCTCTGAGATGACGCCGGACGACACTATCGTCTGTACCGGCGTCGGCCAACACCAGATGTGGGCCTCCCAGTTCTGGGAGTACACCGAGCCCCGGACATGGGTGTCTTCCCACGGTCTCGGGACGATGGGGTACGGCGTGCCCGCTGCCATCGGCGCGAAACTTGCCGCACCGGACCAGGAAGTCGTCTGTTTCGACGGTGACGGCTCGTTCCTGATGACCGTGCAGGGACTGTCAGTCGCGGTGCGCGAGCAACTCGATATCACCTACGTCGTCCTGAACAACGAGGCGGTCGGGATGGTCCGCCAGTGGCAGGACGGCTTCTACGAGGGCCGCCGGATGGCCTCCGAGTACCCGTGGATCCCGCAGTTCGACAAGCTCGCCGAGGCCTTCGGCGCACGCGGGTTCACGCTCGAATCCTACGACAACGTCGAGGAGACGATACAGGAAGCACGCGAGTACGACGGCCCAAGCGTCATCGACGCCCACATCGACCCCGGGGAGAACGTCTTCCCGATGGTCCCCAGCGGCGGTGACAACGGCCAGTTCGCGCTCAACGAAGACCATCTGGACATGATCTAA